One window from the genome of Hydractinia symbiolongicarpus strain clone_291-10 chromosome 1, HSymV2.1, whole genome shotgun sequence encodes:
- the LOC130634823 gene encoding uncharacterized protein LOC130634823 isoform X2, with translation MLIAGVLISFFYLNVASSFNPGKRDEEMRRALYLRSESSRPQIEKDQEWNKHNLVMNDFYAARDEVARRNLRIQQWKDMERMRRMRQPQFFDMTRDGARIKQQESGYFKREIDYVHCMDTCKNEYDPQLCCKMKCKMDFCLLQLPGVAA, from the exons ATGTTGATCGCAGGAgttttaatatcatttttttacctcAATGTTGCCTCAAGTTTTAATCCGGGAAAAAGAGATGAGGAAATGAGAAGAGCTTTGTATCTACGAAGCGAATCATCCCGTCCGCAGATAGAAAAGGATCAGGAATGGAACAAACATAATTTGGTTATGAATGATTTTTACGCAGCCAGGGATGAAGTTGCCAGAAGAAATCTAAGGATCCAACAATGGAAAGACATGGAACGAATGAGGAGAATGAGACAACCGCAGTTTTTCGACATGACTAGAGATGGAGCTAGAATCAAGCAGCAAGAAAGTGGTTATTTTAAGCGAGAAATAGATTACGTGCATTG CATGGACACTTGCAAAAATGAATATGATCCACAATT ATGCTGTAAAATGAAATGC